The genomic segment CTCGCACACGTGGTTTTCAGCCCTTTGGTCACGATATTATCCTTGAGGCCGATCGGCATGCCGAAAAGCAGCGTATCGGAAGGAGTCCCTCCCTCATCTATCTTTCCTGCTGCCTTTCTGGCTGCTTCTTCGTTTAAAGTCAGAAAAGCTTTGATTTTATCATCGACTTCATTAATGCGTGAGAATGCTTCATCAACGAGATCGGATGCCTTAATTTCCTTTTTATGTATCTTTTCTTTAAGAGACACAAGGCCTTCTTCAAAAAGTGGCATCTTCCGTTTTCCTCCTTCTGTATCGCTCAGTCTGCTTCCATAATCTGCGGTACTTTAATCTGTCCGTCTTCCTGGACAGGGGCGTTCTTGAGCGCTTCCTCTCTTGGCAGAGACGGGACAACGACATCGTCACGCATCACATTATGCATATCGAGCACGTGCGTTGTTGGTTCAACACCCTCGGTATCGAGTTCATTCAGCTGTTCAGCAAAACCGATAATATCATCGAGCTGTGTCGTAAACGTGCTGATTTCCTCATCATTAAAAGAAAGCCGTGCCAGGTTAGCGACATATTTCACTTGTTCTTCAGAAATCCGGCTCATAAAATCACCTCCGTCAAAAAGTTGGCCCGGGGGCGCGTCCAGCGTTCCGCGGGCCCCCGACAATGCCTCTATCATACCAAATTAGAGGGTTATGATGCAATGACAGCGCCGATCAATCCGCCGCCTGTTTTTGTGGCCTGCAGAACCTTTTTATCATCAATCCGGCGGAAGAAACCCCCGCTGATTGAAGCTTCACTTTATGAGAACATCATCGCGATCCTGATGACGCGCGGGGTCAGTTATTATAAACAGAGACATAGGCATCATCCATGTCAGGTGTCCTTTCAATCAATGCTTCCTGCACATCGCCTGTTGTCAGATAAATGTGTACACTGACCGTGCGGGGAAAACGGAAACGCGTGTTGAGCACAGAGGCAATATAGTTGGTAAAGCCGATGATTTCCGTCTTGTCCCGGAACTTATCCAGATTGACGGTCAACGTAAGATCCTGAAGCTTTTTATCCCGATAAAAACCTTTACCGATCACATCTACATAATCCGGATAATAACTCTTGATGTCATCTACAAAGACGTTAAACTTGTCCAGGTCGGCTTTATATTTTGATGAAGCCTGACTGGAAGGAAACAGGACGTGGTCCTCATTTACATTGGTCCATTTATTAATGGATGAGGACCCCTGTGGAATTTCAGTATGGGCAAAGAAGTCTCCGGAAACAAGTGAATCCGGGGCCGCCGTCATATAAAGTGCGAGAAAAATCGGTACCTTTTCCAGACCTTCGACACTACGGATGCGCTGAATAATCTGCGGCGCATGGGCTTTTCCCCACACCTGCACGTCGGAGGCTTTCAAAGGGACATTGACATTATGAATCATCTTCTTATTGTCCATAATTTTATCGGCATAGACCGAATTAAGCGAAATGGCGATAGATACCCCGCTGAGTGTATATTTCCCACCGGACCCCTTTTTCAGATAATCCTGTTCCAGAACATAGTTGATCATTTTCGGACTGTTCCTGGACTGCTCTACTTTGTTTTTTCCCTTTCCGAGCGCCGGATTGAGACCTGGCAGAGGTTTGATCTTTTTTCCCTGATCATTCAGTTTCCGGGGTTCCTGACCGCGCCGGTAAAGTATACCGTTAATATCGTCTTCTTTCAGATACTGCCCGCTTTGAAAGACGTAATCATCCGGGCTGAAAACGTCTTTTGACATCTGCATTAAACCCGTTTCCAGCTGGTCGCTGTCCGCCTGATTCTTAGCTCCGTACTGGATATAACCACGTACTCGGTCATTGCCGAGCGGGCGAAGTGAGGTATATTCTTTATCGCTTGCTCCCGGAACGAGCTGAGCGGTCTTCGTTTTTCCGTTTTTCTGATCAACCACTTTACTTTGATCACTGCCGCCAAATCCGCAGCCGGCTACGACCAGCTGTATGCTGATCAGGACGGATAAGACGGCTGCTGCTTTTTTGCCTTTCATCCGGATACCTCCTCAGTCTATCTGAGCGTTTCAAGAAAACGCCCCTCGTCCCATATTTCTATATTCAAATCTCTTGCTTTCTTCAGTTTTGATCCCGCGGCTTCACCTGCAATCACAAGATCTGTCGACGCGCTGACGCTGCCGGTCACATTGCCTCCGCGGCTTTCAATTTCCTTCTTCGCCTGGGAGCGGGTCAGTTGTTCCAGTTTTCCTGTCAGGACCACAGTCTTTCCATTAAAAGGTGAATCGGCGTTTGCGATGGTTTCCGGATCGGGGCCAAGATAGTTCATATTGAGTCCGTGGGCCTTCAGTTCGGCAATCAGCGACTGGAATTCAGGCTTGGAAAAATAGGTGACCAGGGAATCTGCCATTTTATCACCAATTTCATCCACCGCCGTCAGTTCTTCTACGCTTGCACGGGAAAGGTCATCCATTGTCCTGAATGCCATGGCAAGAATTCGGGCAGCCTTTGCACCGATGAACCGGATACCGAGCCCGAAAAGCAGCCGCTCGAGTGAGTTCTGTTTGGAGCGCTCGATCGCATGCAGCAGATTGGTGACTGATTTATCCCCCATTCTTTCCATTGAAATCAGATCATTGTAAGTCAGGCTGTAAAGATCCGCCACATCGTGGATCAGATGCTTTTCAAAAAGCTGTGTGATTACTTTTTCACCGAGTCCGTCAATATTCATCGCATTTCGGGAGACAAAGTGAATCAGACCCTCCCGGATCAGCGCCGGGCATTTCGGATTGATGCAGCGCAGGGCGACTTCCTCATCCAGTCTGACGAGTTCACTGCCGCATTCCGGACAATGTGTCGGCATCGAAAACGGTTTTTCATTTCCGGACCGCTGTTCAGTCAGAACATTGACCACTTCAGGGATAATGTCACCGGCTTTGCGGATCACCACCCGGTCACCGATCCGCAGATCTTTCTCCCGGATCAAGTCTTCGTTATGCAGAGAGGCTCTTCTGACCGTCGTTCCGGCCACCTGTACCGGAGTCAGTACGGCAGTCGGTGTGACGGCGCCGGTTCTCCCGACGCTGACTTCAATATCTTCCAGTGTCGATACGACTTCCTCCGCCGGAAATTTATAAGCGATCATCCAGCGTGGCGATTTGACTGTATGCCCGAGCTGTGCCTGCTGAGCCATGGAATCGACCTTGACGACAATCCCGTCGATCCCGTACGGCAGCGCATCGCGTTTTGCCGTATAGGCATCAATGTAGTCGAAAACTTCCTGCATTGTGGCACAGCGGCGCGACTCCGGATTAACAGGAAGTCCGTACGATTTGATGGCTTCGAGCAGTCCGTAGTGTGTGGTGATCTTCTCACGATCGAAGGTGCCGGCACTGTACAGAAAAATGGAGAGGCGGCGCCGCGCGGTAATCTTCGGATCCAGCTGACGGAGTGAACCGGCTGCGGCGTTGCGCGGATTGGCGAAAAGCGGTTCTCCGTTTTTTCTGCGGTCTTCGTTGAGTTTTTCGAAAGACCGTTTTGGCATGTAACACTCTCCGCGCACCTCGATGTTCAGCGGTTCCGGAAGAGTCAGCGGCAGGGCGCGTACAGTCCGCAGATTATTGGTAATGTCTTCTCCGGTTGTTCCATCTCCGCGCGTGGCTCCAAGAACAAACTGTCCTTTTTCATAAGTCAGAGATATGGCGAGTCCGTCAATTTTCAATTCACAGACATAGGTCACATCATTTCCGACCGTCTGACGGACCCGGCGGTCAAAATCGAGTAATTCCTCCTTACTGAATACATCGCCGAGACTGAGCATCGGAATCTCATGGGTCACCTTGGAAAAGGCTTTGAGCGGCCGGCCGCCAACACGCTGAGTCGGCGAGTCCGGTGTAATCCACTCAGGATGTGCCTTCTCAATGGCAATCAGCTCCTGCATCAGCCGGTCATATTCACTGTCCGGAACACTCGGATTATCTTCCACATAATATTCGTAGCTGTATTGGTCAAGCAGTGCCCGCAGGCTGCGGAGACGCTCTGATAATTGCTCTGCCATGTTCGTTTCTCCTTTAATTAACAGAAGATGATTCATATTTTTTCAATCGGCGCGAATGAAGCAAGGAGACGCTTCAGACCGGTGGGATTCGGAAAGACGATGTCAAGTTCGATACTGTCGCCGCTCCCCCTGGTGCTGACGACGGTTCCCTTCCCCCATTTCTTATGCATCACCTTATCACCGGCCTGCCAGTGTTTCTCGCCGCCGGACCGTTTCTTCAGCATGGGGACAGGCTGGCGGTAAACCGGCGCCGCCTGCCTGTTGTAAGGGGTATTGCTCCTTTTGCTCCAGGGCAACGGGCCCGCCTGCGGGCGATGTTCCGGTTCCTGAACGTCAAGCAGTTCCTCAGGAATTTCCCGGATGAAGCGGGATTCGGCGTTGGTGACCGTCTGACCGAAAAGCATGCGGATCTGGGCGGATGTCAGGAACAGGCGCTTTTTTGCCCGGGTAATCCCGACATAGGCAAGCCGCCGCTCTTCCTCCATCTCTTCCTGATCATCCAGCGCACGGGCATGGGGGAAAATCCCTTCTTCCATGCCAATCAGGAAAACAACAGGGAACTCAAGGCCCTTAGCCGAGTGCAGCGTCATCAGTGTCACGGCATCAGAAGGCGCCTCCGGATCTTCTTCATCATGATCGGTGTCGAGGGCAAGTTCAGTCAGGAAGGTGATCAGCGATTTATCCTCATGAGATGATTCAAATTCTTTCGTCACGGACAGGAATTCATCAAGGTTTTCCAGGCGGCTCTGAGCTTCAATCGTCCGTTCGGATTTCAGCGCTTCACGATAGCCGGATTTATCCAGCACTTCATCAACCAGGTCGGTAATCGACAGAAACTCCTGCATTTTCGACCAGTTCACGATCATTTCAGAAAAGCTTTCCATTTTATGTGCTGTCCGCGCGGCAATGCCTGTCTGTGAGACTTCACCAATCGCTTTCATCAGCGAGAGATCTCCGGCCAGTGCATAATCTGCCAGTTTATCCATGGAAGAAGCCCCGATTCCGCGCTTCGGTTCATTGATCACACGGGCCAGACTGATATCATCATCCGGATTGGCAATCAGTTTCAGATAGGCAAGAACATCTTTAATTTCCTTACGATCGTAGAATTTAATACTGCCAACCATCCGGTAAGGGATATTTGATTTGACAAGCGTCTCTTCAATAACACGGGACTGGGCATTCGTGCGGTACAGAACGGCAAGATCCGAATAACGGTACCCGTCTTTGGCCAGGTCACGCATCTTTCCAGCCACATAATAGGCTTCATCGTGTTCCGTTCCGGCCCGGTAATAAGCAATTTTCTTTCCATCCGCGTTCTCCGTCCAGAGATTCTTTGGCTTACGGTTTTGGTTGTTTTCAATGACATGATTCGCCGCTTCAAGAATTTTCTTTGTTGAGCGGTAGTTCTGTTCGAGTTTAATCACCGTTGCATCGGGATAGTCTTCCTCAAAGGAAAGAATGTTATGAATATCCGCTCCGCGCCAGCCATATATCGACTGATCGGAATCACCGACAACGCACAGATTCTTAAACCGGTCGGCCAGCATATGGACGAGCAGATACTGAGCGCGGTTGGTATCCTGATATTCATCGACATGGATATATTGAAATTTATTTTGATAGTAGCTCAGCGATTCAGGCACTCTTTGAAAAAGATGTACGGTTGTCATGATCAGATCATCAAAGTCGAGCGACTGATTCTGCAGCAGGCGCTTTTCGTAAGCTTTATAGACATCGCGGACCACCTCGTCAAACGGACCGGAGGCTGTCTTTGCAAAATCCGCTGCCGTTTTCAGCTCATTTTTCGCTCCGCTGATCCGTCCGAGAATGCTTCGCGGCGTGAATTTTTTCGGATCAAGGTTCTGCTCTTTGAGAATATGCTTGACCACGGACTGCTGATCTGTTCCGTCGAGAATCGAAAAATTCCGGCTGATGCCGAGTCTGTCACTGTCTCTTCTGAGTATACGTACGCACATCGAGTGAAATGTGGACACCCAGGCATCGTCCGCCAGCGGGCCGACGAGTTCCGCCAGACGTTCCCGCATTTCTTTTGCCGCTTTGTTGGTAAATGTGATGGCGAGCAGATTCCAGGGAGCGACATCCCGCTCAAGCATCAGCCAGGCCATGCGATGCGTCAGGACGCGTGTCTTTCCGCTCCCCGCGCCGGCCATAATCAAAAGTGGACCTTCATGATGCCTGACCGCCTTCAGCTGCTCTGGATTCAGTCCTTCAAGCAGTTCCTGTGACATTTTTTCCAAAAAACCACATCCTAATATATAAGTCTCTCAATGATTTTTATCGTTTAGCCGTTTGAGGGTCATCTGATAACCGTCATTACCAAAATTTATGCAGCGTTTGACACGGGAAATGGTTGCTGTGCTGGCGCCGGTATCCTCTTCAATGCGATGATAGGTCAGACCGGCCATCAGCATTCGCGCCACTTCCAGCCGCTGTGAAAGCGACTGAATCTCGCCCATGGTGCATAAATCATCGAAAAAACGGTAGCATTCCTCACGGTCTTTTAAGGTCAGAATAGCATCAAACAGCTGATCCAGTGTTTTACCTCTCAATTTATCGATCTGCACATTGTCCATTCCTTTCAGGTTCACTAAATATTCAGTGAGAATGATTCATCTTCACTGCTCACTTATTCGGGCTCCACGAGGCTTCTGCGCATGACATCATACAGCCCCTTGGGTGTCAGCCGGATATAGGGCAGATGGGTGGAAGACAGGAACAGCAGGCTGAAATATGGATTGCCGGCTCCGCAGCCAAAGCGGCGCAGTACCTGCTCAAACTGCCCCGCATCATGCATGAGCCGCTCCATTGGCTCCTCGGACATGCATCCGAGAAGCGGCAGACTGAGTTCCGCAAGCACCCTTCCGCCCTCGGCAATGACGAGGCCGCCTCCAATCTCCTTCAGCCTTCTGAAAGCTGTGATCATATCGCTTTTATTTCTGCCCATCAGCAACAGGTCTCCTGTAGCCGTGAAACTGCCGGCAAAGCCGGACAGGCGCGCCGCAAAGCCGCGCAGATACGTATTGCGGATCCAGGTGCCCTTTTTATCTAAAAGTGTCAGGTACAATACAGAGTCCGGGAGCTGTTTTCCAGGCTCCAGTTCAAAGGATCTTGTGATCACATCATTAACCATGTCGATGCCGGTCCGCGTCGATGCCTGAAGGCTGTCTGTATCAGGCGATGCCGTAATCTCCAGCGGCGTAAGATCCTCAGTGAGGTCATATCCGGAGAAGGCGTCTGCAACCATTTTGTTGTGGCGCCGCACCCAGCGTCCCTTGGCAAGTACCGAAACCGGTCGCGGATCAAGTGAATCATTCAGAAAATTGATATTTGCGATCCGTCCCGGCGCAATATGCCCGATCCGGTCGCCAAGATGATAGTGAGAAGCGATATTGGCGGAAACCATCATATAGGCGTCTGCGGGCGTGATGCCCGCTTCAAGTGCAATCTGAATCAGCTGATCGCACACGCCTTTCTTTAAAAAGCCGGGGGTTGCCCCGTCAAGGGTCATCGTTACATGATCAAAAGATCTCACGCCTTTTTTTAACAACGTGCGAAGAATCTCCGG from the Sporolactobacillus sp. Y61 genome contains:
- a CDS encoding CamS family sex pheromone protein, coding for MKGKKAAAVLSVLISIQLVVAGCGFGGSDQSKVVDQKNGKTKTAQLVPGASDKEYTSLRPLGNDRVRGYIQYGAKNQADSDQLETGLMQMSKDVFSPDDYVFQSGQYLKEDDINGILYRRGQEPRKLNDQGKKIKPLPGLNPALGKGKNKVEQSRNSPKMINYVLEQDYLKKGSGGKYTLSGVSIAISLNSVYADKIMDNKKMIHNVNVPLKASDVQVWGKAHAPQIIQRIRSVEGLEKVPIFLALYMTAAPDSLVSGDFFAHTEIPQGSSSINKWTNVNEDHVLFPSSQASSKYKADLDKFNVFVDDIKSYYPDYVDVIGKGFYRDKKLQDLTLTVNLDKFRDKTEIIGFTNYIASVLNTRFRFPRTVSVHIYLTTGDVQEALIERTPDMDDAYVSVYNN
- a CDS encoding adenine deaminase C-terminal domain-containing protein, yielding MDRNGYWTIGDMRRHSAILSGTVAPTLVLQSAVYLNTYLKTWIKANIWTDRDRIVYVGNNMPVKTESTEIIDCSGLTLVPGYIEPHVHPGQLYNPQTLAQYAAPLGTTALICDNALLVRSLTDEKAFQIIEKLERLPETFYWWCRYDPQSEVYHSPFTDERIYRWLHHPRVVQGGELTGWPRVVHGDDQMLSWMRATKHLRKPIESHLPGASERTLTRLKLFGADGDHEAMTGDEALARLKLGYMVSLRYSPIRPDLPEILRTLLKKGVRSFDHVTMTLDGATPGFLKKGVCDQLIQIALEAGITPADAYMMVSANIASHYHLGDRIGHIAPGRIANINFLNDSLDPRPVSVLAKGRWVRRHNKMVADAFSGYDLTEDLTPLEITASPDTDSLQASTRTGIDMVNDVITRSFELEPGKQLPDSVLYLTLLDKKGTWIRNTYLRGFAARLSGFAGSFTATGDLLLMGRNKSDMITAFRRLKEIGGGLVIAEGGRVLAELSLPLLGCMSEEPMERLMHDAGQFEQVLRRFGCGAGNPYFSLLFLSSTHLPYIRLTPKGLYDVMRRSLVEPE
- a CDS encoding YerC/YecD family TrpR-related protein, which gives rise to MQIDKLRGKTLDQLFDAILTLKDREECYRFFDDLCTMGEIQSLSQRLEVARMLMAGLTYHRIEEDTGASTATISRVKRCINFGNDGYQMTLKRLNDKNH
- the pcrA gene encoding DNA helicase PcrA, with translation MEKMSQELLEGLNPEQLKAVRHHEGPLLIMAGAGSGKTRVLTHRMAWLMLERDVAPWNLLAITFTNKAAKEMRERLAELVGPLADDAWVSTFHSMCVRILRRDSDRLGISRNFSILDGTDQQSVVKHILKEQNLDPKKFTPRSILGRISGAKNELKTAADFAKTASGPFDEVVRDVYKAYEKRLLQNQSLDFDDLIMTTVHLFQRVPESLSYYQNKFQYIHVDEYQDTNRAQYLLVHMLADRFKNLCVVGDSDQSIYGWRGADIHNILSFEEDYPDATVIKLEQNYRSTKKILEAANHVIENNQNRKPKNLWTENADGKKIAYYRAGTEHDEAYYVAGKMRDLAKDGYRYSDLAVLYRTNAQSRVIEETLVKSNIPYRMVGSIKFYDRKEIKDVLAYLKLIANPDDDISLARVINEPKRGIGASSMDKLADYALAGDLSLMKAIGEVSQTGIAARTAHKMESFSEMIVNWSKMQEFLSITDLVDEVLDKSGYREALKSERTIEAQSRLENLDEFLSVTKEFESSHEDKSLITFLTELALDTDHDEEDPEAPSDAVTLMTLHSAKGLEFPVVFLIGMEEGIFPHARALDDQEEMEEERRLAYVGITRAKKRLFLTSAQIRMLFGQTVTNAESRFIREIPEELLDVQEPEHRPQAGPLPWSKRSNTPYNRQAAPVYRQPVPMLKKRSGGEKHWQAGDKVMHKKWGKGTVVSTRGSGDSIELDIVFPNPTGLKRLLASFAPIEKI
- the ligA gene encoding NAD-dependent DNA ligase LigA — its product is MAEQLSERLRSLRALLDQYSYEYYVEDNPSVPDSEYDRLMQELIAIEKAHPEWITPDSPTQRVGGRPLKAFSKVTHEIPMLSLGDVFSKEELLDFDRRVRQTVGNDVTYVCELKIDGLAISLTYEKGQFVLGATRGDGTTGEDITNNLRTVRALPLTLPEPLNIEVRGECYMPKRSFEKLNEDRRKNGEPLFANPRNAAAGSLRQLDPKITARRRLSIFLYSAGTFDREKITTHYGLLEAIKSYGLPVNPESRRCATMQEVFDYIDAYTAKRDALPYGIDGIVVKVDSMAQQAQLGHTVKSPRWMIAYKFPAEEVVSTLEDIEVSVGRTGAVTPTAVLTPVQVAGTTVRRASLHNEDLIREKDLRIGDRVVIRKAGDIIPEVVNVLTEQRSGNEKPFSMPTHCPECGSELVRLDEEVALRCINPKCPALIREGLIHFVSRNAMNIDGLGEKVITQLFEKHLIHDVADLYSLTYNDLISMERMGDKSVTNLLHAIERSKQNSLERLLFGLGIRFIGAKAARILAMAFRTMDDLSRASVEELTAVDEIGDKMADSLVTYFSKPEFQSLIAELKAHGLNMNYLGPDPETIANADSPFNGKTVVLTGKLEQLTRSQAKKEIESRGGNVTGSVSASTDLVIAGEAAGSKLKKARDLNIEIWDEGRFLETLR
- the gatC gene encoding Asp-tRNA(Asn)/Glu-tRNA(Gln) amidotransferase subunit GatC, whose protein sequence is MSRISEEQVKYVANLARLSFNDEEISTFTTQLDDIIGFAEQLNELDTEGVEPTTHVLDMHNVMRDDVVVPSLPREEALKNAPVQEDGQIKVPQIMEAD